One Blastopirellula marina genomic region harbors:
- the sppA gene encoding signal peptide peptidase SppA yields MANQDSSDMVQPIHNQPQPIIIQNHHHGSILWRIAAAIGWLGLFFCVPIILGLMISSASYYNTTEGVSEKFFAGSKTASDKIAVINVTGVIMEGHGYVRKQIDLVREDKDVKAVVVRVDSPGGTVTGSDYILHHLKKLKEERDIPLVVSMGAMATSGGYYVAMAVEDEENSIFAEPTTTTGSIGVIIPHYNVAGLMKEYNIEDDSIMSHPRKQMLTMTREMSEEHREILQEYVNQAFTRFKDIVKEGRPAFEKDPEKLDVLATGEIFTANQALDNGLVDQIGFIEEAIDRVAELADIDPKKTRVVTYEQPAALFDLGLAQNQALSYDKLLEMSAPKAYYMSSYLPPVVSSFPFGRSK; encoded by the coding sequence ATGGCCAATCAAGATTCCTCGGACATGGTCCAACCGATTCATAACCAGCCTCAGCCGATCATCATCCAGAACCACCACCACGGCAGCATTTTGTGGCGAATCGCCGCAGCGATTGGCTGGCTGGGGCTGTTCTTTTGCGTGCCGATCATCCTGGGCCTGATGATCAGCTCGGCCAGCTACTACAACACCACCGAAGGGGTCTCCGAAAAATTCTTCGCAGGCAGCAAAACGGCCAGCGATAAGATCGCCGTGATCAACGTCACCGGAGTCATCATGGAAGGGCATGGTTACGTCCGCAAACAGATCGACCTGGTGCGTGAAGACAAAGACGTGAAAGCGGTCGTCGTTCGCGTTGACTCGCCTGGCGGCACCGTGACCGGTTCCGACTACATCCTGCATCACTTGAAGAAGCTCAAAGAAGAACGCGACATTCCGCTGGTTGTCAGCATGGGTGCGATGGCGACTTCTGGTGGTTACTACGTAGCGATGGCGGTCGAAGATGAAGAAAATTCGATCTTCGCCGAACCGACCACCACCACCGGTTCGATTGGTGTGATCATTCCACACTACAACGTCGCCGGTTTGATGAAAGAGTACAACATCGAAGACGACTCGATCATGAGCCACCCACGTAAGCAAATGCTGACCATGACCCGTGAAATGTCAGAAGAGCATCGTGAGATCTTGCAGGAATACGTGAACCAGGCCTTCACGCGTTTCAAAGACATCGTCAAAGAGGGACGCCCAGCGTTTGAGAAGGACCCCGAAAAGCTCGATGTCCTGGCCACCGGCGAAATCTTCACCGCCAACCAGGCCCTGGATAACGGACTGGTCGACCAGATCGGCTTCATCGAAGAAGCCATCGACCGGGTCGCCGAACTAGCCGACATCGACCCCAAGAAGACCCGCGTGGTCACCTACGAACAGCCTGCTGCGTTGTTCGACCTGGGGCTCGCCCAGAACCAGGCCCTGAGCTACGACAAGTTACTCGAAATGTCGGCCCCCAAGGCATACTATATGTCGAGCTATCTGCCCCCAGTGGTCAGTTCGTTCCCCTTCGGCCGATCGAAATAA
- a CDS encoding SLC13 family permease: MWLGPAFALTLWLSPGLGYYLDPQQPQLNAIAGAFVWMGVWWLTEAAPLAATSLLPLVLFPLLGIQSVKDVAASYGDQNVFLFLGGFLVALAIERSGLHRRVALSIVYVMGDNPAKLLLGFMVATGLMSMWISNTATTLLMLPIAGSILAVADMRLTDPAARRNLGIGLMLGIAYAASIGGVATLVGTPPNIAFSSFYSQNYPDLPQISFLSWMLMALPFSLVFMLITWGVLAYMLFPVQSSDSLGGRTVIADELHKLGPIHAGEWRSGIIFFATALLWILREPVEGWGWGIYFVDENGHTFVSDATTAMAMAILCFVIPRGGKEHGPLLDWGTTVKVPWGVLLLFGGGIALAQAVNASKFDLYLGSHMANVMSNMSESMMVIVTATGMVWLTEFTSNLASVQTFNPVLGSASQELGVPPLLLLVPATLAASCAFMMPVATPPNAIVYGSGRVPIGSMIKAGIVLNILSIILVSATVLLLGRMLI; encoded by the coding sequence TTGTGGTTGGGCCCCGCATTCGCGCTTACCCTGTGGTTGTCGCCTGGGCTGGGGTATTACCTGGATCCTCAACAGCCGCAGCTCAATGCCATCGCTGGAGCATTCGTCTGGATGGGTGTCTGGTGGCTGACCGAAGCGGCCCCACTCGCCGCGACGTCGTTACTGCCACTGGTATTGTTTCCGTTGCTGGGAATTCAGTCGGTCAAAGATGTTGCCGCCAGCTACGGCGATCAGAACGTGTTTCTGTTTCTCGGGGGTTTTCTGGTGGCCCTGGCCATCGAGCGTTCGGGGCTGCATCGCCGCGTGGCTCTTTCGATTGTGTACGTCATGGGAGACAACCCGGCGAAGCTGCTATTGGGGTTTATGGTCGCGACAGGGCTGATGTCGATGTGGATCTCGAACACTGCCACGACGCTGCTCATGTTGCCGATTGCCGGAAGTATTCTGGCCGTGGCCGATATGCGGCTGACCGATCCCGCTGCTCGGCGGAACTTGGGAATTGGCTTGATGCTGGGCATTGCCTATGCGGCCAGTATTGGCGGCGTGGCCACGCTGGTCGGTACGCCGCCGAACATCGCGTTCTCCTCGTTCTATAGCCAAAACTATCCAGATCTGCCGCAGATTTCGTTTCTGTCGTGGATGCTGATGGCCCTCCCCTTCTCGCTGGTCTTCATGCTGATCACGTGGGGTGTACTGGCCTATATGCTTTTCCCGGTGCAAAGCTCCGATTCGCTCGGCGGACGAACGGTGATCGCCGACGAACTGCATAAGCTCGGACCAATTCACGCTGGAGAATGGCGTTCGGGCATCATCTTCTTCGCTACCGCTTTGCTGTGGATCTTACGAGAGCCGGTCGAGGGCTGGGGCTGGGGAATTTATTTCGTCGACGAAAACGGGCACACGTTCGTCAGCGATGCCACCACTGCTATGGCGATGGCCATCCTGTGCTTCGTCATCCCGCGCGGCGGCAAAGAGCACGGACCGCTGCTCGATTGGGGCACGACCGTAAAGGTGCCGTGGGGGGTGCTGCTGCTGTTTGGCGGCGGTATTGCTTTGGCCCAGGCCGTGAACGCCTCGAAGTTCGACCTTTACCTCGGGTCGCACATGGCCAATGTGATGAGCAATATGTCGGAATCGATGATGGTCATCGTGACGGCGACCGGCATGGTATGGTTGACCGAGTTCACCTCGAACCTGGCCAGCGTACAGACGTTTAACCCTGTGCTGGGCAGTGCCTCGCAGGAACTGGGTGTTCCGCCGCTATTGCTGCTGGTGCCTGCGACCCTGGCGGCAAGCTGTGCATTCATGATGCCGGTGGCCACGCCACCTAACGCAATCGTTTACGGCTCTGGCAGGGTGCCGATTGGCAGCATGATCAAGGCCGGGATTGTGCTGAACATCCTCTCGATCATTCTTGTTTCCGCCACGGTGTTGTTGCTGGGGCGGATGTTGATCTGA
- a CDS encoding tetratricopeptide repeat protein, producing the protein MRLPLFLLFVVIGLCPTDVFAQRRPQQPPKEEPLELPTDPRLVDLHREFVTKAEKLGDEYARKKDWEKARVVFGEVLKLVPNYKPAVEKLKVINGELSHANKKVVTIEAKEGWQDTGIDVTEGSPIAFRAEGMWLLVHESDANGLEIPREIRDYKLGSLIGVVAKSATPDKDTVPFTIGTQKQMNVPQTGRLLLKMHDVNNEDNRGQLRVEISGNF; encoded by the coding sequence ATGCGACTTCCCCTTTTTTTATTGTTCGTGGTGATTGGTCTATGCCCGACCGATGTTTTCGCCCAGCGACGTCCTCAGCAGCCGCCGAAGGAAGAGCCGCTGGAACTACCTACCGATCCACGCCTGGTCGATCTTCATCGCGAGTTCGTCACCAAGGCCGAGAAACTGGGTGATGAGTACGCACGCAAGAAGGATTGGGAAAAGGCCCGCGTCGTTTTCGGCGAAGTCCTCAAGCTGGTTCCCAACTACAAACCGGCTGTTGAAAAGTTGAAAGTGATCAACGGCGAGCTCTCGCATGCCAACAAAAAGGTCGTCACAATCGAAGCGAAAGAAGGCTGGCAAGACACCGGGATTGATGTCACCGAGGGGAGCCCAATCGCATTTCGCGCCGAAGGAATGTGGCTATTGGTTCACGAAAGTGATGCCAATGGCTTGGAGATACCCCGAGAAATCCGGGATTACAAACTCGGATCACTGATTGGGGTTGTTGCTAAATCGGCCACGCCTGATAAAGATACGGTCCCTTTCACCATCGGTACCCAGAAGCAAATGAACGTTCCTCAAACGGGTCGTTTGCTGCTCAAGATGCACGACGTGAACAACGAAGACAATCGTGGTCAGCTTCGCGTCGAGATCTCGGGCAACTTCTAG
- a CDS encoding TrkH family potassium uptake protein: MNYRLVCRLLSIVCLIIGVTMVFSLPWAWPTIGHRTDENFQQFETHGFLGLVYSILLSIICWAVLWRIGRNSKGELYRREAMAVVGLSWLIATILGAMPYVLSGSCNKLSVRLFESNKHAPLVYRDVVSPLSEDQYALVQSLVAAGARGLSKEKLAQQYDAKVKLLTKGEAPQRPFDEVFDELRELPHWRGALIEPDEDEDAPLDRRYHYRVRAVSMSIADAIFESQSGFSTTGATVIADLEDPVSIPHCVLFWRSSTHFLGGLGIIVLFVVILGQGSAGKALMRNEMPGPSKEGSHSRMQHTAWMFAGLYCGLNLVLTVLLWLLGMNFFDAVCHAFGTLATGGFSTYNASLGHFVQADPVSGAWIEYVVIVFMVLAGTNFTLLYFMMIGQAYRLIGDIEWRYYMGIIVGVTIAVMTFGMFYDDFIIDPETSFVSEFLYALRYGLFQVVSIITTTGYGTHDFDQWNSFGRGVLFLLMFVGGCAGSTGGGLKVIRHILFHKILFLQLEKSYHPTVVRPLRLGGRPVDDPELQTNILIYFSLILVLFVFGWLSVVTLEPDSTWGASEEHIEHKLIDSATAVAATLNNVGPGLGIIGATQNYANFTSWTKLLFTALMMIGRLEIFAVLVLFMPRFWRSR, translated from the coding sequence ATGAATTACCGCCTGGTGTGCCGACTTCTGTCGATCGTCTGCCTGATTATCGGGGTGACGATGGTCTTCAGCCTGCCGTGGGCCTGGCCTACGATCGGGCATCGTACGGACGAGAACTTTCAACAGTTTGAAACACACGGATTTCTTGGGCTCGTTTATTCCATTCTGCTGAGCATCATTTGCTGGGCTGTCCTTTGGCGCATTGGACGCAACTCGAAGGGGGAACTCTATCGCCGCGAGGCGATGGCGGTCGTGGGGCTCAGCTGGCTGATCGCCACCATTCTGGGTGCGATGCCGTATGTTTTGTCCGGATCTTGCAACAAGCTGTCGGTGCGACTGTTCGAGTCGAACAAGCATGCGCCGCTGGTGTACCGCGACGTCGTTTCGCCCCTTTCCGAAGACCAGTACGCGTTGGTGCAGTCGCTGGTCGCTGCCGGAGCGCGGGGCCTCTCGAAAGAGAAACTGGCCCAGCAGTACGATGCCAAGGTCAAGCTGCTCACCAAGGGGGAAGCCCCCCAGCGACCGTTCGACGAGGTCTTCGACGAACTGCGCGAACTGCCGCACTGGCGTGGTGCGTTGATCGAGCCGGACGAAGATGAAGACGCCCCGCTGGATCGCCGCTATCACTATCGAGTTCGCGCCGTTTCGATGAGCATCGCCGATGCCATTTTCGAATCGCAATCAGGCTTCAGCACCACCGGAGCGACGGTGATTGCCGACCTGGAAGACCCGGTCAGCATCCCGCACTGCGTGTTGTTCTGGCGAAGCAGTACGCACTTTCTCGGCGGCTTGGGGATCATCGTGCTCTTCGTGGTCATCCTCGGGCAAGGCTCGGCAGGCAAGGCGCTCATGCGGAACGAAATGCCAGGTCCCAGCAAGGAAGGTTCGCATTCACGTATGCAGCATACGGCGTGGATGTTTGCCGGTTTGTACTGCGGGCTGAATCTTGTGCTGACCGTCCTTCTGTGGCTGCTGGGTATGAACTTCTTCGACGCGGTGTGCCATGCGTTCGGTACGCTCGCTACTGGTGGCTTCAGTACCTACAACGCCAGCCTGGGGCACTTTGTCCAGGCCGATCCGGTCAGTGGTGCCTGGATCGAGTACGTCGTGATCGTTTTCATGGTTTTGGCAGGCACCAATTTTACGCTGCTTTACTTCATGATGATTGGTCAGGCGTATCGCTTGATCGGTGACATCGAGTGGCGTTATTACATGGGCATCATCGTCGGTGTCACGATCGCCGTGATGACCTTTGGCATGTTCTACGATGACTTCATCATCGATCCCGAGACGTCGTTCGTTTCAGAGTTCCTCTACGCACTGCGGTACGGATTGTTTCAGGTGGTCTCGATCATCACGACAACCGGTTACGGCACGCATGACTTCGACCAATGGAATAGCTTTGGCCGCGGCGTTCTGTTTCTGTTGATGTTCGTCGGTGGCTGTGCAGGCAGTACGGGCGGTGGCTTGAAAGTGATTCGCCATATCTTGTTCCACAAGATCCTTTTTCTGCAGTTGGAAAAGTCGTATCACCCGACGGTCGTGCGTCCGCTGCGACTAGGCGGTAGGCCGGTGGATGATCCGGAACTGCAAACGAATATCTTGATTTACTTCTCGTTGATTCTCGTGCTGTTTGTTTTTGGTTGGTTGTCGGTCGTGACGCTCGAGCCGGACTCGACCTGGGGTGCGTCGGAAGAACACATTGAACACAAGCTGATCGACAGCGCTACGGCTGTCGCGGCCACGCTGAACAACGTGGGACCAGGCTTGGGGATTATCGGGGCGACGCAGAATTACGCGAACTTTACGTCGTGGACCAAGCTGCTGTTTACCGCGCTGATGATGATCGGACGACTGGAAATCTTTGCGGTATTGGTACTGTTTATGCCGCGATTCTGGCGTTCTCGTTAG
- the trkA gene encoding Trk system potassium transporter TrkA codes for MRIVILGSGTVGTWIADLLCRNNHSVTVVESNVDTVRIINAELDIRAIHGSASESAILFQAGIIGCDLCLAVTGDDEVNIVAASMAKAMGARRCVARVYGRVFRDLSTFDYQRHFRIDRFLSLEHLSAVEFVRAIRSPGSAVLENFARGELEVQEIICDDAAPAIGKPLKEVKLPKGVRVGTIQRQGKTWIAGAGNSIELGDHITLIGTREEIDSVKSKFQVKATPIRSVVIAGGGETGLALARMLEGQRYHVTLMEENMERCEFLSRLLEFTTVVHADATRRAILEEERVGNMDVFVACTGDDENNIMACVEAREIGAKECMAIVQRPDYANVVEKLGINLAVSPRNVVARQVLGLLNSGPIISKKNLPGGGIAIVEFEVMPGVEATEHVIANLKLPPHCLIAAIMSSDYVRVASADDRLTPGDTVVVLVEESTLDGVVKLFED; via the coding sequence ATGCGAATCGTAATTCTGGGTTCGGGAACGGTCGGTACGTGGATTGCGGACTTGCTTTGTCGCAATAACCATAGCGTGACGGTCGTCGAATCGAACGTCGATACGGTACGTATCATCAACGCGGAACTCGATATCCGTGCCATCCACGGCTCGGCATCGGAGTCGGCCATTCTGTTTCAAGCCGGGATTATCGGCTGCGATTTGTGCCTGGCAGTGACCGGCGACGACGAAGTGAACATCGTGGCCGCCAGCATGGCCAAAGCGATGGGGGCCCGACGCTGCGTGGCGCGTGTTTATGGCCGCGTGTTTCGCGACCTTAGTACGTTCGATTATCAGCGGCACTTTCGCATCGATCGCTTTTTGAGCCTCGAGCATCTTTCGGCGGTCGAGTTCGTCCGCGCGATTCGCTCGCCAGGCAGTGCGGTGCTCGAGAACTTTGCTCGCGGTGAACTCGAAGTCCAGGAAATCATTTGCGACGACGCGGCACCTGCCATCGGCAAGCCGCTCAAAGAAGTGAAGCTACCCAAGGGGGTGCGTGTTGGCACGATTCAGCGGCAAGGCAAAACCTGGATCGCCGGTGCAGGCAACTCGATCGAACTGGGCGACCACATCACGTTGATCGGCACGCGTGAAGAAATCGATTCGGTCAAATCGAAGTTCCAGGTCAAAGCTACACCGATCCGATCGGTGGTGATTGCCGGTGGTGGTGAAACCGGCCTGGCATTAGCTCGTATGCTGGAAGGTCAGCGTTACCATGTCACCCTCATGGAAGAGAACATGGAACGCTGCGAGTTCCTCTCGCGCTTGCTCGAATTCACGACGGTTGTTCACGCCGATGCGACCCGCCGGGCAATCCTGGAAGAGGAACGCGTCGGGAATATGGACGTCTTTGTGGCGTGTACCGGCGACGATGAAAACAATATCATGGCCTGTGTCGAGGCACGAGAAATTGGTGCTAAAGAGTGCATGGCTATTGTCCAGCGTCCTGACTACGCCAACGTGGTCGAGAAGCTGGGAATCAACCTGGCGGTGAGCCCTCGGAACGTGGTCGCTCGGCAAGTGCTGGGTTTGCTCAACAGCGGCCCCATCATTTCCAAGAAGAACCTGCCTGGCGGCGGCATCGCGATTGTCGAGTTCGAGGTCATGCCAGGCGTGGAAGCGACCGAGCACGTGATTGCCAACCTCAAGTTGCCGCCCCACTGTTTGATCGCGGCGATTATGAGTTCCGACTATGTCCGTGTCGCATCGGCCGACGATCGACTTACCCCCGGCGACACGGTGGTCGTATTGGTGGAAGAGTCGACCCTGGATGGGGTCGTCAAGTTGTTCGAAGATTAA
- a CDS encoding (2Fe-2S) ferredoxin domain-containing protein, whose amino-acid sequence MSKFTHHIFVCNKCKPPKHLRDGKHDSAKLRAALKKEIKSLGLKAQVRANDSGCLDQCDDGQVVVIYPQAIWYGGVTEGDAERIIHETILGGKVLEDLLIPSERLRCGKAAKNCEPESSAPSPSN is encoded by the coding sequence ATGTCAAAGTTTACGCATCACATTTTTGTCTGTAATAAATGCAAGCCTCCCAAGCATCTACGGGATGGGAAGCACGACTCTGCCAAACTGCGGGCTGCCCTCAAAAAAGAGATCAAAAGCCTGGGATTGAAAGCCCAGGTTCGTGCCAACGACTCTGGTTGTCTCGATCAATGCGATGACGGTCAGGTTGTGGTGATCTATCCCCAGGCCATCTGGTACGGTGGTGTGACCGAGGGAGATGCCGAGCGAATCATTCACGAAACGATTCTCGGGGGAAAAGTTCTGGAAGATTTGCTGATCCCCAGCGAAAGACTGAGATGTGGCAAGGCCGCGAAGAATTGCGAACCAGAGTCTTCCGCACCTTCCCCTTCAAACTAG
- the tkt gene encoding transketolase, whose translation MSTSTTSIEQLSINAIRTLSMDAVQQANSGHPGTPMALAPIAYTIWNKHLKYDPANPNWASRDRFVLSCGHASMLLYSTLHVAGVKKADGSNEPSITLENIRNFRQLHSPCAGHPEVHEAAGIETTTGPLGQGVANSVGMAIAGKWQAARFGEMFGFDTYALCSDGDLMEGIATEAASTAGHLKLSNLCWIYDDNKITIEGDTDLAFTEDIPGKFRAMGWHVIDIKDANDISALDKAFTEFKKTTDKPTLIVVHSIIAWGAPTKANTHGAHGAPLGDAEIAGTKEAYGWTYGKFEVPAEVYEDFNINLGARGAEAKAKWDADFAALTKASPEKAATWSSIMSGELPEGWDADIPSFPADAKGIATRVSSGKVLNAIAAKVPGLLGGSADLEPSTKTGLTFEGAGDFEAGTYCGRNFHFGIREHAMAAIGNGMALCGLRPYVSTFFVFSDYLRPSLRLSAIMSAPVLYIFTHDSIGVGEDGPTHQPVEHLAAIRAIPNVAVFRPGDSNEVSECYKAAMQLTDRPSVLVLTRQNLPTLDREKYACPSGSAKGAYVIADCEGTPEVLLMGTGSELSLVIEAYEKLTAEGVKARAISVPCLELFYEQDAAYQKSVMPCEVPARVAVEAGLRQCWDRVLGFQGEFVGMKSFGASAPAEELFPYFGITTDHVVEAAKKSINK comes from the coding sequence ATGTCTACCTCCACGACCAGTATTGAGCAATTGTCGATCAACGCCATCCGTACCTTGTCTATGGATGCCGTTCAGCAAGCCAACAGTGGACACCCTGGCACGCCAATGGCGTTGGCCCCCATCGCCTATACGATCTGGAACAAGCATCTGAAGTACGATCCGGCCAACCCCAACTGGGCTTCCCGCGATCGCTTCGTCCTCTCGTGTGGACATGCCTCGATGCTGCTGTACAGCACGCTGCATGTTGCTGGAGTGAAGAAGGCCGACGGTTCGAACGAACCTTCGATCACGCTGGAAAACATTCGTAACTTCCGCCAACTGCACAGCCCATGTGCCGGCCACCCCGAAGTTCACGAAGCTGCCGGCATCGAAACCACGACCGGTCCCCTCGGCCAAGGCGTTGCCAACAGCGTCGGTATGGCTATCGCCGGAAAGTGGCAGGCCGCTCGATTCGGCGAGATGTTCGGTTTCGACACCTACGCTCTGTGCAGCGATGGTGACCTGATGGAAGGTATTGCCACTGAAGCCGCTTCGACCGCCGGTCACTTGAAGCTGTCGAACCTGTGCTGGATTTACGACGACAACAAGATCACCATCGAAGGTGACACCGACCTGGCGTTCACTGAAGACATCCCCGGCAAGTTCCGCGCGATGGGCTGGCATGTCATCGATATCAAAGACGCCAACGATATCAGCGCCCTGGACAAGGCCTTCACCGAATTCAAGAAGACGACCGACAAGCCAACCTTGATCGTCGTGCATAGCATCATTGCCTGGGGTGCTCCGACCAAGGCCAACACGCACGGTGCTCACGGTGCTCCACTGGGTGACGCAGAAATCGCCGGTACCAAGGAAGCCTACGGCTGGACCTACGGCAAGTTTGAGGTTCCTGCCGAAGTGTACGAAGACTTCAACATCAATCTGGGGGCTCGCGGTGCCGAAGCGAAGGCCAAGTGGGACGCAGACTTCGCCGCGCTGACGAAGGCCAGCCCTGAAAAGGCCGCTACCTGGTCGTCGATCATGTCGGGCGAACTGCCTGAAGGTTGGGATGCCGACATCCCAAGTTTCCCCGCCGATGCCAAAGGCATCGCCACGCGTGTTTCCAGCGGTAAGGTCCTGAACGCGATTGCCGCCAAGGTGCCTGGTCTCTTGGGTGGTTCGGCCGACTTAGAGCCGTCGACCAAAACCGGTCTGACCTTCGAGGGTGCTGGCGACTTCGAGGCGGGCACCTACTGTGGACGTAACTTCCATTTCGGTATTCGCGAACATGCGATGGCTGCGATCGGCAACGGCATGGCCCTATGTGGTCTGCGTCCTTACGTCTCGACCTTCTTCGTCTTCAGCGATTACCTGCGTCCTTCGCTGCGTTTGTCGGCGATCATGAGTGCTCCGGTTCTTTACATCTTCACTCACGATTCGATCGGTGTTGGTGAAGACGGTCCAACGCACCAGCCGGTCGAACATTTGGCGGCCATTCGCGCGATCCCGAACGTCGCCGTGTTCCGTCCTGGCGATTCCAACGAAGTCAGCGAGTGCTACAAGGCTGCCATGCAGCTGACCGATCGTCCTTCGGTGCTGGTGTTGACGCGTCAGAACCTGCCGACTTTGGATCGCGAGAAGTACGCTTGCCCCAGCGGATCGGCCAAGGGGGCTTACGTCATCGCCGATTGTGAAGGCACGCCGGAAGTTCTGCTGATGGGTACCGGTAGCGAACTGTCGTTGGTCATCGAAGCTTACGAAAAGCTGACCGCCGAAGGGGTTAAAGCCCGTGCGATTAGTGTTCCTTGCTTGGAACTGTTCTACGAACAAGACGCCGCTTACCAGAAATCGGTCATGCCGTGTGAGGTGCCTGCCCGCGTCGCCGTCGAAGCTGGTCTTCGTCAGTGCTGGGATCGCGTACTGGGCTTCCAGGGCGAATTCGTCGGCATGAAGAGCTTTGGTGCCAGTGCCCCGGCCGAAGAGTTGTTCCCTTACTTCGGCATCACCACCGATCACGTGGTCGAAGCCGCGAAGAAGTCGATCAACAAGTAG
- a CDS encoding SlyX family protein: MLEENVVERITALEEKHAHHERIIADLNEVILDQQKRITRLESLIRRADDRIERLSVAIEQPRSAEDERPPHY; this comes from the coding sequence ATGCTAGAAGAAAACGTTGTCGAAAGAATTACAGCACTTGAAGAAAAACACGCCCACCATGAACGCATCATTGCGGACCTGAACGAGGTCATTCTCGACCAACAGAAGCGAATTACCCGTCTGGAGTCGTTAATCCGCCGGGCGGACGATCGAATCGAACGGCTGAGCGTAGCAATAGAACAGCCTCGATCGGCAGAGGACGAGCGTCCTCCGCACTACTAA
- the bcp gene encoding thioredoxin-dependent thiol peroxidase, producing MAEWVEAGSKAPSFTLTADDGSKVKLADLKGSIVVLYFYPKDDTPGCTKEACAFRDRQSELVKHGVKVLGVSPDDKDSHIKFKEKYQLNFHLLVDKDHQLAEKYGAWREKNMYGKVSMGIQRSTFLIDAEGKVAKVWKRVQVDGHDEKVLEEVAKLKG from the coding sequence ATGGCAGAATGGGTTGAAGCCGGCTCGAAAGCCCCCAGTTTTACATTGACAGCCGACGATGGTTCTAAGGTGAAACTTGCCGACCTCAAAGGCTCGATCGTCGTCCTGTACTTCTACCCGAAAGATGACACGCCGGGCTGCACAAAAGAGGCTTGCGCTTTTCGTGATCGCCAGAGCGAGTTGGTAAAACACGGCGTCAAGGTACTTGGGGTAAGCCCCGACGACAAGGACAGTCACATCAAGTTCAAAGAAAAGTACCAGCTCAACTTCCACCTTCTGGTCGACAAAGACCACCAGTTGGCCGAGAAGTACGGAGCCTGGCGCGAGAAAAACATGTACGGCAAGGTCAGCATGGGCATCCAGCGCAGCACGTTCCTGATCGATGCTGAGGGGAAAGTGGCCAAGGTCTGGAAACGCGTCCAGGTAGACGGGCACGACGAGAAAGTGCTTGAAGAAGTGGCCAAGCTGAAAGGGTAG